From the genome of Candidatus Neomarinimicrobiota bacterium, one region includes:
- a CDS encoding FecR family protein, whose amino-acid sequence MRFRHISVLTAATLVGALLAFRPAATEFGKITLPLGIVEVQSAGGTDWARAKVRQPVFAGDRVRTKPKSRAEITLNGGGKVRIAENSELELTEASVTPMKKDFNANLNKGKVWVAATAAFGEKKNVAVRTPTAVAAIRGTKYRANAGDKESQVLVYEGKVDINTPENLAKMRREDLQQRQQQGGPPKFSLAPVQTIQAPTQVAGPFEVSLEEWITLVEGMQINLRADGKYHMFEFDKEADAQNPWVQWNSDQDSQK is encoded by the coding sequence ATGAGATTCAGGCACATATCAGTTCTAACAGCCGCCACTTTAGTTGGTGCTTTGCTGGCGTTCAGGCCGGCAGCTACGGAATTTGGTAAGATCACCCTACCTCTCGGGATTGTGGAAGTACAGTCGGCCGGCGGAACCGACTGGGCACGTGCAAAAGTGAGGCAGCCTGTCTTTGCGGGAGACAGGGTGCGGACGAAGCCCAAGTCACGTGCTGAGATTACACTCAATGGTGGCGGTAAAGTTCGGATTGCGGAAAACTCCGAACTGGAACTGACAGAAGCTAGCGTCACTCCAATGAAGAAAGACTTCAACGCCAACCTCAATAAGGGGAAAGTGTGGGTTGCCGCTACTGCCGCTTTCGGCGAAAAAAAGAATGTGGCTGTAAGAACACCCACAGCCGTGGCGGCCATCCGGGGAACGAAGTACCGTGCCAACGCCGGGGACAAAGAAAGCCAGGTTTTGGTTTATGAAGGGAAGGTGGACATCAACACACCTGAGAATCTTGCCAAGATGCGCCGGGAAGATCTGCAGCAACGCCAGCAGCAGGGAGGTCCGCCAAAGTTTTCCCTGGCTCCGGTTCAAACCATTCAGGCGCCGACACAGGTTGCCGGCCCGTTTGAAGTGTCTTTGGAAGAATGGATCACCCTGGTAGAGGGGATGCAGATCAATCTCCGGGCCGATGGCAAGTACCACATGTTCGAGTTCGATAAAGAGGCTGACGCCCAGAACCCGTGGGTCCAGTGGAACAGCGACCAGGATAGCCAGAAGTAA
- a CDS encoding MBL fold metallo-hydrolase, which produces MRKFHHYIAIEPLSFHMKSTRCFFIIVLIALAKIGLAQVREVSITYDGVHGYDSALGQVLEWSSLKEEPRVRSSDKPPEGLRLRWLGTSGFELGDNETTILIDPFVSRPRVSNPFAPLIIDTTAVDELILKPMGDRNVDAILVSHAHADHVMDVPLVLSRSTTTDHSPLLVGDPNTVALVESYHLSAETRLLTFDDGVVHYLIGQFGNFTVEAVRSLHPQYNFLPWRGPEGEIEGHPPFTGFDYLSYRNIAIAYVISYRGLKFVFCDGAILQNLQKIGEADLLVLGIPVRKNNTIADAFAALRPSFFIPTHYDDFFVPFHEMGQFDVTIGLDEIQLLDFSQFGKFFEEFPGYIKKARSNLSAESQPFFDPRLRILKPLTYYSLESLILK; this is translated from the coding sequence TTGAGAAAGTTTCATCACTATATTGCCATTGAACCACTCTCATTTCATATGAAATCGACCCGCTGTTTTTTCATTATTGTGCTGATTGCGCTGGCCAAGATCGGACTAGCCCAGGTGCGTGAAGTGTCTATCACCTACGATGGCGTTCATGGATATGACTCGGCATTGGGACAGGTTCTGGAATGGAGTAGTCTGAAGGAAGAACCCCGCGTCCGATCATCTGACAAACCGCCTGAAGGGCTTCGCTTGCGGTGGCTCGGCACCTCGGGGTTTGAATTGGGAGACAACGAGACGACCATCCTCATTGATCCGTTCGTTTCGCGACCCCGCGTCAGTAATCCCTTTGCTCCACTGATTATTGATACCACAGCTGTGGATGAACTCATTCTGAAACCGATGGGCGACCGAAACGTAGATGCTATCCTTGTGAGTCATGCCCATGCTGATCATGTTATGGATGTTCCTCTCGTACTTTCAAGATCCACAACAACAGATCACAGTCCACTACTCGTGGGGGATCCTAACACAGTAGCTTTGGTGGAAAGTTATCATCTTTCGGCGGAAACACGTCTCCTGACATTTGATGACGGTGTAGTGCACTACTTAATCGGGCAGTTTGGAAACTTTACAGTAGAAGCCGTCCGGTCGCTTCATCCACAGTACAACTTCCTCCCGTGGCGGGGCCCTGAAGGAGAGATTGAAGGTCATCCCCCGTTCACCGGGTTTGACTACCTCTCCTACCGGAATATTGCCATCGCTTATGTTATTTCATACAGGGGATTGAAATTCGTTTTCTGCGATGGAGCAATCCTCCAAAACCTCCAGAAAATCGGGGAGGCAGATCTGCTCGTTTTGGGAATCCCGGTGAGGAAGAACAACACCATTGCTGACGCCTTCGCAGCCCTCCGCCCCAGTTTTTTCATCCCGACCCATTACGACGACTTCTTCGTTCCGTTCCATGAGATGGGCCAGTTTGATGTTACCATTGGCCTGGATGAAATTCAGCTTCTCGATTTCAGCCAATTCGGAAAATTTTTTGAGGAGTTCCCCGGCTATATAAAAAAAGCCCGGAGCAATTTATCTGCCGAGTCACAACCGTTCTTCGATCCCAGGCTGAGGATCCTGAAACCGCTCACCTACTATTCTCTGGAAAGCCTCATCTTGAAATAA